One Succinispira mobilis DSM 6222 genomic window carries:
- the purN gene encoding phosphoribosylglycinamide formyltransferase: MSSKIIAGVLASGRGSNFQSILDKISSGELSLQIGVVIADKADAYVLQRAAAAGIPAVVILRQDYSSKEAFEQALIECLQAHKVELLVLAGFMRILSSQVIRAFPEKIINIHPSLLPSFPGLQAQKQAIDYGAKYSGCTVHFVDEGMDSGPIIMQAIVEVAEDDNEASLAAKILEKEHEIFPRVLQLYVQGKIAVQGRQVKILK; this comes from the coding sequence ATGAGTAGCAAAATTATAGCTGGCGTTTTAGCTAGTGGGCGTGGCAGTAATTTCCAATCGATTTTAGATAAAATTAGTAGTGGCGAATTGTCGTTGCAAATTGGCGTAGTTATTGCCGACAAAGCCGATGCTTATGTTTTGCAAAGAGCGGCTGCGGCAGGTATTCCAGCCGTAGTCATTTTAAGACAAGATTATTCTAGCAAAGAAGCTTTTGAACAGGCGCTTATAGAATGTCTGCAAGCCCATAAGGTGGAGTTGTTAGTATTAGCTGGATTTATGCGAATTTTATCTAGCCAAGTAATTAGAGCTTTCCCAGAAAAAATTATTAATATTCATCCCTCGCTCTTACCTAGCTTTCCTGGCTTGCAGGCGCAAAAGCAGGCAATTGATTATGGAGCTAAGTATTCGGGTTGTACAGTGCATTTTGTAGATGAGGGAATGGATAGTGGCCCGATTATTATGCAAGCAATTGTCGAAGTTGCTGAAGATGATAATGAAGCGAGCTTAGCGGCAAAAATTTTAGAAAAAGAACATGAAATTTTCCCGAGGGTTTTACAACTGTATGTTCAAGGAAAAATTGCAGTTCAAGGCCGTCAAGTAAAGATTCTAAAATAG
- the purM gene encoding phosphoribosylformylglycinamidine cyclo-ligase — MAEEKKTQLTYADAGVDIDAGNRAVELMKNNVRATYRPEVMGDLGGFGGLFALNHKKYEQPVLVSGTDGVGTKLKLAFMMNKHDTIGQDAVAMCVNDILVQGAEPLFFLDYLAVDKVRSEQVANIVAGVAKACKESGCALIGGETAEMAGFYATGEYDIAGFCVGVVDKAKMITGEQIKPGDVILGLPSSGLHSNGFSLVRKICFDVQKLELDAEIPEFGRTLGLELLEPTRLYPSLCLPLIEKFNIKGMVHITGGGFYENIPRILPENCSAIIDAGAWKMPAIFAKLQEWGNVPWKEMYRTFNMGIGMILIVDAAEAELIKAELANKQEACFELGQITSGVKEAILKGGVFHE, encoded by the coding sequence GTGGCGGAAGAGAAGAAAACACAATTAACCTATGCTGATGCTGGGGTAGATATTGATGCTGGCAATCGGGCTGTAGAATTGATGAAAAATAACGTGCGAGCGACTTACCGACCAGAAGTAATGGGTGACCTAGGTGGTTTTGGTGGTTTGTTTGCTTTGAATCATAAAAAATATGAACAACCAGTATTAGTGTCAGGTACAGATGGGGTAGGTACTAAATTGAAGCTAGCCTTTATGATGAATAAACATGATACAATCGGCCAAGACGCTGTAGCTATGTGCGTAAATGATATTTTGGTGCAAGGGGCAGAACCATTGTTTTTCCTGGATTACCTAGCTGTTGATAAAGTACGTTCAGAACAAGTGGCTAACATTGTAGCTGGAGTAGCTAAGGCGTGTAAGGAATCAGGTTGCGCTCTAATTGGGGGCGAAACGGCAGAAATGGCTGGCTTTTATGCAACTGGCGAATATGATATCGCGGGTTTTTGTGTGGGGGTAGTTGATAAGGCCAAAATGATTACGGGTGAGCAGATTAAACCAGGGGATGTAATTTTAGGTTTGCCATCTAGTGGCTTACACTCTAATGGATTTTCCTTGGTGCGAAAAATTTGTTTTGATGTGCAAAAACTAGAGTTAGACGCCGAAATTCCTGAATTTGGCCGTACTTTGGGTTTAGAACTGTTAGAGCCAACACGTTTGTATCCAAGTTTATGTTTACCTCTGATTGAAAAGTTTAATATTAAAGGCATGGTTCATATTACTGGTGGGGGTTTTTATGAAAATATTCCTCGTATTTTACCAGAAAATTGTAGTGCGATAATTGATGCAGGGGCTTGGAAAATGCCAGCTATTTTTGCTAAATTGCAAGAGTGGGGTAATGTGCCTTGGAAGGAAATGTATCGGACTTTTAATATGGGTATTGGGATGATTTTGATTGTAGATGCAGCTGAAGCAGAATTAATTAAAGCAGAACTAGCTAACAAGCAAGAAGCTTGTTTTGAGTTAGGTCAAATAACTAGTGGAGTTAAAGAGGCCATTTTGAAGGGCGGCGTCTTCCATGAGTAG
- the purF gene encoding amidophosphoribosyltransferase has translation MFFDQITDKPKEECGVFGIYSHKEDVALTTYLGLFALQHRGQESTGIVVSDGVNVDIKRGMGLVTEVFRDGLPELPGHMAIGHVRYSTTGASLAINIQPLKVCYAGGNLSLSHNGNLTNAKKIREKLAQEGAVFQTSVDTEVIITLIARSRGATIEDKIAEAMRELTGAFSLVIMTDDKMFAVRDSYGYRPLCIGKLDTGYIISSETCALDAIGAAFVRDVLPGEVVVISSDQQEFTSYFFTPPREKLARCVFEYIYFARPDSVIDGQCVYQSRVAMGRQLAKENARIQADIVVSVPDSGTPAAIGYSLESGIPFLEGLIKNRYMGRTFIQPEQKKRANSVRMKLSAVKSLVEGKRVIMVDDSIVRGTTSGKIVRLLKDAGATEVHMCVSSPPVTYPCFYGIDTSVRKELIAATHTEQEICEYIGADSLHYISMAGLRQVFATKRAENMCYACFTGEYPETTDCNNKNIFE, from the coding sequence GTGTTTTTTGATCAAATAACAGATAAACCAAAAGAAGAATGTGGTGTATTCGGCATTTACTCTCATAAGGAAGATGTAGCTTTAACTACTTATTTGGGCCTATTTGCCTTGCAACATCGGGGACAAGAAAGTACCGGTATAGTTGTTAGTGATGGCGTAAACGTGGACATTAAACGGGGCATGGGCTTAGTAACGGAAGTTTTCCGGGATGGGTTACCCGAATTGCCAGGCCATATGGCAATTGGACATGTGCGTTATTCAACTACGGGAGCTAGTTTAGCAATAAATATTCAGCCACTTAAAGTTTGTTATGCAGGTGGAAATTTAAGTTTGTCACATAATGGCAACTTGACTAATGCTAAAAAAATCCGAGAAAAATTGGCTCAAGAAGGGGCAGTGTTCCAAACTAGTGTAGATACAGAAGTTATTATCACGCTAATAGCTCGCTCGCGTGGAGCAACTATCGAAGATAAAATTGCTGAAGCAATGCGGGAATTAACTGGAGCATTTTCCTTGGTTATTATGACTGATGATAAAATGTTTGCGGTGCGTGATAGCTATGGCTATCGTCCTTTATGTATTGGCAAATTGGATACGGGCTATATAATTTCTTCAGAAACCTGTGCATTAGATGCAATTGGGGCAGCTTTTGTTCGCGATGTCTTGCCTGGTGAAGTAGTAGTTATCTCCAGTGATCAGCAAGAATTCACAAGTTACTTCTTTACGCCGCCAAGAGAAAAATTAGCAAGATGCGTATTTGAATATATTTACTTTGCGCGCCCAGACAGTGTAATTGATGGTCAATGTGTATATCAATCACGGGTGGCAATGGGACGACAATTAGCTAAAGAAAATGCCCGTATTCAAGCAGATATCGTGGTGTCAGTACCAGATTCGGGTACGCCTGCGGCTATTGGCTATTCGCTAGAGTCCGGGATTCCCTTTTTAGAAGGTTTGATAAAAAATCGCTATATGGGCAGAACTTTTATTCAACCAGAACAAAAGAAACGGGCTAATAGTGTGCGCATGAAACTAAGTGCCGTAAAATCTTTAGTAGAGGGTAAACGTGTAATTATGGTGGATGACTCCATTGTGCGCGGTACTACTAGCGGGAAAATAGTACGCTTGTTAAAAGATGCTGGCGCTACTGAAGTGCATATGTGTGTAAGTTCACCACCAGTAACCTATCCATGTTTTTATGGAATTGATACATCTGTGCGCAAAGAATTGATTGCGGCAACACATACCGAGCAAGAAATTTGTGAGTACATTGGGGCAGATTCCTTGCATTATATTTCTATGGCCGGGTTGCGCCAAGTTTTTGCGACAAAAAGAGCAGAAAATATGTGTTATGCATGTTTTACAGGAGAATATCCAGAAACTACAGACTGTAACAATAAAAACATTTTTGAATAG
- the purC gene encoding phosphoribosylaminoimidazolesuccinocarboxamide synthase, producing the protein MKMGEMLYEGKAKKIFKTDKENEVIVYYKDDATAFNGLKKGTIINKGIMNNKITNFFFDLLGKQGIPHHIIKELSDREVLVKKVQIIPIEVVTRNIVAGSLSKNLGIPEGEKLASTVVELYYKNDEVGDPPINYYHAKAMKLATQEQIDTMEKYALKINEILSAYLAERGILLVDFKLEFGLYEGQVILADEITPDTCRLWDSKTMEKMDKDRFRRDLGNVEEAYQEVLKRLIG; encoded by the coding sequence ATGAAAATGGGCGAAATGTTATATGAGGGTAAAGCGAAAAAGATTTTTAAAACGGACAAAGAAAATGAAGTAATTGTATATTATAAAGATGATGCTACAGCTTTTAACGGTTTGAAAAAAGGCACAATTATTAACAAAGGAATTATGAACAATAAAATCACTAATTTCTTTTTTGATTTATTAGGCAAACAAGGCATTCCTCATCATATCATTAAAGAGTTAAGTGATCGGGAGGTATTAGTAAAAAAAGTTCAAATTATCCCAATTGAAGTGGTAACAAGAAATATTGTAGCTGGAAGTTTGTCTAAAAACTTAGGCATTCCTGAAGGGGAGAAACTAGCTAGTACAGTAGTAGAACTTTATTATAAAAACGATGAAGTAGGCGATCCACCAATTAACTACTATCACGCTAAAGCAATGAAATTGGCGACTCAAGAGCAAATTGACACTATGGAAAAATACGCTTTGAAAATCAATGAAATTTTAAGTGCTTACCTAGCTGAACGGGGCATTTTATTAGTAGATTTCAAATTGGAATTTGGTTTATATGAAGGACAAGTTATTTTGGCAGATGAAATAACTCCAGATACCTGCCGTCTATGGGATAGCAAAACAATGGAAAAAATGGATAAAGATCGTTTCCGTAGAGATTTAGGAAATGTTGAAGAAGCATATCAAGAAGTTTTAAAAAGATTAATCGGCTAA
- the purE gene encoding 5-(carboxyamino)imidazole ribonucleotide mutase has translation MKVAIIMGSDSDWGILKVAEQELAAAGVAVDVLVASAHRTPNLVHDYVLKARSEGIEVIIAAAGAAAHLPGVVAAFTTLPVIGVPINATSLDGMDALLSIAQMPSGIPVATMAIDGAKNAALFAIQILSGKYPQLVDYLAAYREKMQQEVIAKGQRLQQLRAEK, from the coding sequence ATGAAGGTAGCGATTATCATGGGTAGCGATTCTGATTGGGGTATTTTAAAGGTAGCAGAACAAGAATTAGCTGCTGCTGGCGTAGCAGTGGATGTTTTAGTAGCTTCAGCACATAGAACGCCGAATTTAGTGCATGATTATGTTTTAAAGGCTAGAAGTGAAGGTATAGAAGTTATTATTGCCGCAGCGGGAGCGGCGGCACATTTACCTGGGGTAGTGGCAGCATTTACGACTTTGCCAGTAATTGGGGTGCCGATTAATGCGACTAGCTTAGATGGGATGGATGCTCTACTTAGTATTGCGCAAATGCCCTCAGGAATTCCTGTGGCGACAATGGCGATTGACGGGGCGAAAAATGCAGCTTTATTTGCGATCCAAATTTTGTCAGGGAAATATCCTCAATTAGTAGATTATTTGGCGGCTTATCGCGAAAAAATGCAACAAGAAGTTATTGCTAAAGGGCAAAGATTACAACAGTTAAGAGCTGAAAAATAA
- a CDS encoding Rqc2 family fibronectin-binding protein: protein MNLDGLSLSFLKEELYERLINARIDKIYQIDHSTVCIYLYVKNEKQYLVISTSLPIMYFVQNAPQHLETPTSFCMVLRKHLEGARITDVRQYELDRIINIQVDTIGFANQLESKNLYVELTGKNSNIILLKDNIIIQALKNVALKNNSFRQIQPNREYVLPPQKHTPYSLVKNNSADFITAGKSDTVAVVLHKFLLANFAGIGTVISREIVWRCGFPDNIATTELTEKDWQELGKNIVEIKAEINLRKGYYCYTKAGRFVAFAPFRLFSQQANTQEQVFPSVLAAINYLLQLTPAAVPEKIFLEKLLKNEIDKQERKKIALEGEKAIAENAEQYKIWADNLMAYLYIIEPKSNKYQGLDIYSNQPITIVLEARLSPLENANAYYKKYNKAKRANVVLLEQIQQTSEQIFYLQSLEIALDNVSSNEEIQELKIELEVLGLFKAAKKTKNKIKKTLSSPWKFRVDADTLIYVGKNNQQNDQLTFKIAKTNDLWFHVQKQPGSHVVIKKTSGQPAATEIQLAAELALYFSKGKNSSNVPVDYTQRKNVWKANGAKPGLVYYDKQSTLYLTLDVAKIEEFIKTNKTND from the coding sequence ATGAATTTAGATGGATTAAGTTTATCTTTTTTAAAAGAAGAGCTATATGAACGTTTAATAAATGCGAGAATTGATAAGATATATCAAATTGATCATAGTACGGTATGTATATATCTATATGTTAAAAATGAAAAACAGTATTTAGTAATTAGCACTAGTTTGCCAATCATGTATTTTGTGCAAAATGCACCACAACATTTAGAAACTCCCACTAGCTTTTGTATGGTTTTGAGAAAACACTTAGAAGGTGCGAGAATTACAGATGTGCGACAGTATGAATTAGATAGAATAATTAATATACAAGTAGATACAATTGGTTTTGCAAATCAACTAGAGAGTAAAAATCTCTATGTTGAATTGACTGGGAAAAATAGTAACATAATTTTATTAAAAGACAATATTATTATTCAGGCTTTGAAAAATGTTGCTTTAAAAAACAATTCGTTTCGTCAAATTCAGCCTAATCGTGAATATGTTTTACCACCGCAAAAACACACACCCTATAGTTTAGTTAAAAATAATAGTGCAGATTTTATCACTGCGGGTAAAAGCGACACGGTAGCTGTTGTGTTGCATAAATTTTTGTTGGCTAATTTTGCTGGAATAGGCACTGTGATTAGTAGGGAAATAGTTTGGCGCTGTGGGTTCCCAGATAATATTGCTACTACTGAATTAACTGAAAAAGATTGGCAAGAGTTGGGAAAAAATATTGTGGAAATTAAAGCAGAAATTAATTTGCGCAAGGGTTATTATTGCTATACCAAAGCTGGGCGCTTTGTAGCCTTTGCCCCATTTAGATTGTTTAGTCAGCAAGCAAATACGCAAGAACAAGTTTTTCCTTCAGTTTTAGCGGCAATAAATTATTTATTGCAGTTAACCCCAGCAGCAGTCCCAGAAAAAATATTTTTAGAAAAATTATTAAAAAATGAAATCGACAAACAAGAAAGAAAAAAAATAGCCTTAGAAGGGGAAAAAGCTATAGCTGAAAATGCCGAACAATATAAAATTTGGGCAGATAACCTGATGGCTTATTTGTATATTATCGAACCTAAGAGCAATAAATATCAAGGTTTAGATATCTACAGCAATCAGCCAATTACAATTGTTTTAGAAGCACGTCTATCGCCTCTAGAAAATGCCAATGCTTATTATAAAAAATATAATAAGGCCAAACGGGCCAATGTTGTGCTGCTAGAACAAATCCAACAAACTAGTGAACAAATTTTTTATTTACAAAGTTTGGAAATAGCCTTAGATAACGTCTCTAGTAATGAGGAAATTCAAGAGCTAAAAATAGAATTAGAAGTCTTAGGCTTATTCAAAGCAGCAAAAAAAACCAAAAATAAAATTAAAAAAACCCTCTCAAGTCCTTGGAAATTTCGAGTTGATGCAGATACTTTAATTTACGTCGGGAAAAATAACCAACAAAATGATCAACTTACTTTTAAAATTGCTAAAACTAACGATTTGTGGTTTCATGTACAAAAACAGCCAGGTTCACATGTCGTAATTAAGAAAACTAGTGGTCAGCCAGCAGCAACTGAAATTCAACTGGCGGCGGAGTTAGCCCTTTATTTTAGTAAAGGGAAAAATTCTAGCAATGTGCCAGTGGATTATACGCAACGCAAAAATGTTTGGAAAGCTAATGGGGCAAAACCTGGGTTAGTTTACTATGATAAGCAAAGCACGCTATATCTCACGCTAGATGTTGCTAAAATTGAAGAATTTATAAAAACAAATAAAACGAACGATTAA
- a CDS encoding YicC/YloC family endoribonuclease, with the protein MLKSMTGFGRGDFRDDKHSFTIEVKAVNHRYNDVVVRMPRMLNVLEDKIRRGILNKISRGRLDVFISMEDYTADKSNVQVDKQLALAYQKAFREISFLTCCNSNESQELLYVLKAPDVVTQKEQPLDAEELWSKLEQALNIAITNLIMMRKAEGNNIYQDLLNRINLLRNLLTKIEQRAPLVPVEAQKRITERINELLKEHNNVLDPERLAQEIAIFADKASITEEIVRLKSHFEQFIKTIQSQQPAGRKLDFLVQELNREVNTIASKANDFAITTVAVDMKSEIEKIREQIQNIE; encoded by the coding sequence TTGTTAAAAAGCATGACTGGTTTTGGTCGCGGGGACTTCCGTGATGATAAACATTCTTTTACGATAGAAGTTAAAGCTGTGAATCATCGCTATAATGATGTAGTTGTTCGTATGCCACGCATGCTCAACGTCTTAGAAGATAAGATTAGACGGGGAATTTTAAATAAAATAAGCCGTGGTCGTCTAGACGTTTTTATTAGCATGGAAGACTACACCGCTGATAAGTCTAATGTTCAGGTAGATAAACAGCTAGCTTTAGCTTATCAAAAAGCATTTCGCGAAATTTCTTTTTTAACTTGTTGTAATTCAAATGAAAGCCAAGAATTACTTTATGTTCTAAAAGCACCTGATGTTGTTACGCAAAAAGAGCAACCACTAGATGCCGAAGAACTTTGGTCTAAACTAGAACAAGCGCTGAATATTGCTATTACAAATCTAATTATGATGCGTAAAGCGGAAGGCAACAATATTTATCAAGATTTATTAAATCGCATAAATCTCTTGCGAAATCTATTAACCAAAATAGAACAACGTGCCCCTTTAGTTCCAGTAGAAGCACAAAAACGAATCACGGAGCGCATTAACGAACTTTTAAAAGAACACAATAATGTTCTAGATCCAGAACGTTTAGCACAAGAAATCGCTATTTTTGCTGATAAAGCTAGCATTACTGAGGAAATTGTGCGTTTGAAAAGTCATTTCGAACAATTTATTAAAACTATTCAAAGCCAGCAACCAGCTGGACGTAAATTGGATTTTTTAGTGCAAGAGTTAAATCGCGAAGTAAATACTATCGCTTCTAAAGCGAATGATTTTGCCATTACTACCGTTGCGGTAGATATGAAAAGTGAAATCGAAAAAATAAGAGAACAAATACAAAATATAGAATAA
- the remA gene encoding extracellular matrix/biofilm regulator RemA yields the protein MGMKLINIGFGNVVAAARVIAIISPDSAPVKRIIQEARDKNILIDATYGRRTRAVLVMDSNHVVLSAIQPETVAHRATQNDETEE from the coding sequence ATGGGAATGAAGTTAATAAATATCGGTTTTGGAAATGTAGTCGCAGCAGCAAGAGTAATTGCAATAATTAGTCCAGATTCTGCGCCTGTAAAAAGAATTATTCAAGAAGCAAGAGATAAAAACATCTTAATTGATGCAACTTATGGTCGCAGAACTCGTGCCGTGCTGGTTATGGATAGTAATCATGTGGTTTTATCTGCTATTCAACCTGAAACAGTAGCACACCGCGCTACACAAAACGACGAAACCGAAGAATAG
- the gmk gene encoding guanylate kinase yields the protein MQEKGILLVLSGPSGAGKGTICKYLLAHNPSLKYSISATTRAPRTGELNGQSYHFVSKDTFQEMIAQDELLEHAEVYGNYYGTPKNYVQKLLDENLDVILEIDPQGAMQIKNKFPEAVFVLILPPSLTELSDRIYKRGTDTAEVIRHRLSKAVSELKFCASKYDYLVINDEVNKASDKILAIITSEKCRVGRNMPVVEEIICNNN from the coding sequence ATGCAGGAAAAAGGTATTTTATTAGTCCTATCCGGTCCCTCTGGTGCTGGCAAAGGTACAATATGCAAGTATTTGCTAGCTCATAATCCTAGTTTAAAGTATTCCATCTCTGCTACGACAAGAGCACCTCGTACTGGCGAGTTGAATGGTCAAAGCTATCATTTTGTTAGCAAAGACACTTTTCAAGAAATGATCGCTCAAGATGAATTGCTAGAACACGCAGAGGTTTATGGGAATTACTATGGCACGCCTAAAAATTATGTCCAAAAACTTTTAGATGAAAATCTTGATGTCATTTTAGAAATAGACCCGCAAGGGGCCATGCAAATCAAAAATAAATTTCCTGAAGCAGTTTTTGTCCTAATTTTACCACCTTCTTTAACCGAGTTATCTGACCGCATCTATAAACGCGGTACCGATACTGCAGAAGTTATTAGGCATCGCTTAAGCAAAGCTGTTTCCGAACTAAAATTTTGCGCATCTAAATATGACTACTTGGTAATTAATGATGAAGTCAACAAAGCCAGCGATAAAATTTTAGCAATAATAACATCTGAAAAATGTCGCGTAGGGCGCAACATGCCTGTAGTCGAAGAAATTATTTGTAACAATAACTAA
- the rpoZ gene encoding DNA-directed RNA polymerase subunit omega yields MINPSIDYLVTLVDSKYTLVVLAAKRGRELLNDNNSEIKCPSNKPVSIALYEIAQGKITYERTKLGIK; encoded by the coding sequence TTGATTAATCCATCTATCGATTATCTAGTTACTTTGGTAGACAGTAAATATACCCTGGTGGTTTTAGCTGCAAAACGTGGACGCGAACTATTAAATGATAATAATAGCGAAATAAAATGTCCTTCTAATAAACCAGTAAGTATCGCCTTGTATGAAATAGCTCAAGGTAAAATAACCTATGAACGTACCAAATTAGGTATCAAGTAA
- the coaBC gene encoding bifunctional phosphopantothenoylcysteine decarboxylase/phosphopantothenate--cysteine ligase CoaBC, whose product MSLTGKKIVLGVSGGIAVYKAVDLVSRLRKKGAEVKVVMTEAATKFVTPLTFRELSANPVVVSMWGEVHEFNVEHIALACWADLFVVAPATANIIAKMATGIADDMLSTTLLATPAQIVICPAMNTNMYEHPITKANLQKLLDLGYKVLPAAEGHLACGTSGAGRLPEPQAIVEYLEQTIVAAQDLAGLNILVTAAGTREAIDPVRYISNHSSGKMGYAIAQAAIARGAQVTLISGPSNLPVPAKVNFIAVDSAREMHAAVLDYFTQADIVIKAAAVADYRPKEVSSQKIKKQADANLTIVLEKNPDILADLGQKKTKQFLVGFAAETNDLISNAQEKLRKKNLDMIVANDVTLSGAGFNADTNIVKLLYPDGEICSLEQMSKTKVANILLDCILAKRKI is encoded by the coding sequence ATGTCACTTACAGGAAAAAAAATTGTTTTAGGTGTAAGCGGCGGTATCGCTGTCTATAAGGCTGTAGACTTGGTAAGCAGACTGCGTAAAAAAGGCGCAGAGGTTAAAGTTGTAATGACCGAAGCGGCGACTAAATTCGTTACTCCCCTAACTTTTCGTGAACTTAGTGCTAATCCAGTTGTAGTAAGCATGTGGGGGGAAGTTCATGAATTCAATGTCGAACATATTGCGTTAGCCTGTTGGGCTGATTTATTTGTGGTTGCGCCTGCAACTGCGAATATCATTGCCAAAATGGCTACCGGAATCGCGGATGATATGCTGTCAACAACCTTATTAGCCACACCAGCCCAAATAGTTATTTGTCCAGCAATGAATACTAATATGTATGAGCACCCGATAACTAAAGCAAATTTACAGAAATTACTGGATCTAGGTTATAAAGTTTTGCCAGCCGCTGAAGGTCATCTAGCTTGTGGTACGAGCGGCGCCGGACGTCTGCCTGAACCTCAAGCAATTGTTGAATATCTCGAACAAACTATTGTTGCAGCTCAAGACCTAGCTGGTTTAAATATTCTAGTAACTGCCGCTGGGACGCGCGAAGCGATCGACCCCGTTCGCTATATCAGTAATCATTCTAGCGGTAAAATGGGCTATGCTATAGCCCAAGCGGCTATAGCTCGCGGTGCACAGGTTACATTAATTTCAGGTCCCAGCAATCTTCCTGTGCCTGCTAAAGTTAATTTTATTGCTGTAGACAGCGCTAGGGAAATGCATGCTGCGGTTTTAGATTATTTTACCCAAGCCGATATTGTAATTAAGGCTGCGGCGGTTGCTGATTATCGCCCCAAAGAAGTCAGCTCTCAAAAAATAAAAAAACAAGCTGATGCTAATTTAACTATTGTTTTAGAGAAAAATCCTGATATCCTGGCCGATCTTGGGCAAAAGAAAACCAAACAATTTTTGGTTGGTTTTGCGGCCGAAACTAATGATTTAATTAGTAATGCCCAAGAAAAATTACGCAAGAAAAATCTTGATATGATTGTCGCTAATGATGTAACCTTAAGTGGGGCTGGGTTTAATGCCGATACCAACATCGTTAAATTGCTCTATCCCGATGGAGAAATTTGTTCCTTAGAACAAATGAGCAAAACTAAAGTAGCAAACATTCTTCTCGACTGCATCTTGGCGAAAAGAAAAATCTAG
- the metK gene encoding methionine adenosyltransferase, whose amino-acid sequence MSKMKRLFTSESVTEGHPDKIADQISDSVLDAILAQDPEARVACETLVTTGQVHVVGEITTSCYVDIPKVVRKTIVDIGYDRAKYGFDGETCGILVSIDEQSADIAMGVDKSLEAKQGEQDYIEAIGAGDQGMMFGYASNETPEFMPLPISLAHKLALQLTKVRKDGTLPYLRPDGKTQVTVEYEDDKPVRVDTIVISTQHGPEVSLEQIAKDLKELVILPVVDANLLDENTKYYINPTGRFVVGGPQGDSGLTGRKIIVDTYGGMARHGGGAFSGKDPTKVDRSAAYAARYVAKNIVAAGLADKCEIQLAYAIGIAKPVSVLVDTFGTAKISEEKIAQLVQKHFDLRPAGIIKALDLRRPIYKQTAAYGHMGRTDIELPWEKLDKVAELKKDAGL is encoded by the coding sequence ATGTCAAAAATGAAACGACTATTTACCTCTGAATCTGTTACTGAAGGACATCCTGATAAAATAGCCGACCAAATTTCTGATTCTGTTTTAGATGCGATTTTGGCTCAAGATCCAGAAGCTCGTGTTGCTTGCGAAACTTTAGTTACTACTGGCCAAGTTCACGTAGTTGGCGAAATCACAACATCTTGCTATGTTGATATTCCTAAAGTAGTTCGCAAAACTATTGTTGACATCGGTTATGACCGTGCAAAATATGGTTTTGATGGTGAAACTTGCGGTATTTTAGTTTCTATTGATGAACAATCTGCAGATATTGCTATGGGTGTAGATAAATCTTTAGAAGCTAAACAAGGTGAACAAGATTACATCGAAGCTATTGGCGCTGGCGACCAAGGCATGATGTTTGGTTATGCTAGTAATGAAACCCCTGAATTTATGCCTTTACCAATTTCTTTAGCCCACAAATTAGCTTTACAACTTACTAAAGTTCGTAAAGATGGCACTTTACCTTATCTTCGCCCTGATGGTAAAACTCAAGTTACTGTAGAGTACGAAGATGATAAACCAGTACGTGTAGATACAATTGTTATTTCTACTCAACACGGTCCTGAAGTTTCTTTAGAACAAATTGCTAAAGATCTTAAAGAACTAGTAATTCTTCCTGTAGTAGATGCAAACTTACTAGATGAAAATACTAAATACTACATTAATCCAACAGGCCGCTTTGTTGTTGGTGGACCACAAGGTGATTCTGGTCTTACAGGCCGTAAAATAATTGTAGATACTTATGGCGGTATGGCTCGTCATGGTGGCGGTGCTTTCTCAGGTAAAGATCCAACAAAAGTAGATCGCTCTGCAGCTTATGCAGCTCGTTATGTAGCTAAAAACATCGTTGCTGCTGGTCTAGCTGACAAATGCGAAATCCAACTAGCTTATGCTATTGGTATCGCTAAACCAGTTTCTGTTTTAGTAGATACTTTTGGTACAGCTAAAATTTCTGAAGAAAAAATTGCCCAACTAGTACAAAAACATTTTGATTTGCGTCCAGCTGGCATTATCAAAGCTCTTGATCTTCGTCGCCCAATTTACAAGCAAACTGCTGCTTATGGACACATGGGCCGTACTGATATTGAACTTCCTTGGGAAAAGCTTGATAAAGTCGCTGAACTAAAAAAAGACGCTGGTCTATAA